A part of Flavobacteriaceae bacterium GSB9 genomic DNA contains:
- a CDS encoding acyl-CoA dehydrogenase, whose amino-acid sequence MNFTLSEEHKMIRDAARDFAQNELLPGVIERDEKQHFPQELVKKMGDLGFLGVMVDPKYGGSGMDTLSYVLIMEELSKVDASASVIVSVNNSLVCYGIEAYGSDEQKEKYLTKLATGEYVGAFCLSEPEAGSDATSQRTTAIDKGDHYLINGTKNWITNGGRADVYIVIAQTDRDKGSHGINAFIVEKGTEGFHVGPKEDKLGIRGSDTHTLQFNDVKVPKSQRIGTNGSGFRFAMKTLSGGRIGIAAQALGIASGAYELALKYSKERKAFGTEICNHQAIAFKLADMYTDIEAARMLVMKAAWDKDQCSNYDKSSAVAKLYASQVAMDHTVEAVQIHGGNGFVKEYHVERLMRDAKITQIYEGTSEIQKIVISRSLIRE is encoded by the coding sequence ATGAATTTTACGCTTTCTGAAGAACACAAAATGATTCGAGATGCTGCCCGCGATTTTGCCCAAAACGAATTACTACCGGGTGTTATTGAACGTGATGAAAAACAACACTTCCCACAAGAATTAGTCAAAAAAATGGGCGATTTAGGTTTTTTGGGTGTTATGGTCGACCCCAAATATGGCGGTAGCGGGATGGACACCTTATCATATGTGCTCATCATGGAAGAGTTATCAAAAGTCGATGCTTCGGCTTCCGTTATTGTATCCGTAAATAATTCATTGGTCTGCTACGGCATTGAAGCTTATGGGAGCGATGAACAAAAAGAAAAATACTTAACCAAATTAGCCACAGGCGAATACGTTGGTGCCTTTTGCTTGAGCGAGCCCGAAGCCGGCAGTGATGCCACCTCGCAACGCACCACGGCTATCGATAAAGGCGACCATTACCTTATTAACGGCACCAAAAACTGGATAACCAATGGCGGTCGTGCCGATGTTTATATTGTTATCGCCCAAACCGATAGAGACAAAGGCTCTCACGGCATCAACGCGTTTATCGTTGAAAAAGGTACCGAAGGGTTTCATGTTGGCCCTAAAGAAGACAAATTGGGCATCCGTGGTAGCGACACGCACACGCTTCAGTTTAACGATGTAAAAGTGCCCAAATCGCAACGCATTGGCACTAATGGTTCGGGTTTTCGGTTTGCAATGAAAACACTTTCCGGTGGCCGTATTGGCATTGCTGCACAAGCTTTAGGTATTGCATCTGGCGCTTATGAATTGGCCCTTAAATACTCGAAGGAACGTAAGGCATTTGGTACCGAAATTTGTAACCACCAAGCCATTGCTTTTAAATTGGCTGATATGTACACCGATATTGAAGCAGCACGCATGCTGGTCATGAAAGCTGCATGGGACAAAGACCAGTGCAGCAATTATGACAAGAGCAGTGCCGTAGCCAAACTGTACGCCTCGCAAGTAGCCATGGACCATACGGTTGAAGCCGTACAAATACACGGCGGCAATGGTTTTGTAAAGGAATACCATGTGGAACGCCTGATGCGCGATGCTAAGATTACACAGATTTACGAAGGCACGTCCGAGATTCAAAAAATTGTAATTTCACGCAGTTTAATTAGGGAGTAA
- a CDS encoding arsenosugar biosynthesis-associated peroxidase-like protein, producing the protein MQKTYYDPADLKKFGKISEWNQELGDKFFEYYTKVFEDGALSAREKSLIALAVAHTEQCPYCIDAYTQDGLQRGITKEEMMEALHVGAAIKSGAALVHGVQMMNKVNKLDG; encoded by the coding sequence ATGCAAAAAACATACTACGACCCTGCAGATTTGAAAAAATTTGGAAAAATTAGCGAGTGGAACCAAGAACTAGGCGACAAATTTTTTGAATACTACACCAAAGTCTTTGAAGACGGCGCATTATCTGCCCGCGAAAAGTCGTTGATCGCTTTAGCCGTAGCTCACACCGAGCAATGCCCTTATTGCATCGATGCTTACACGCAAGATGGCCTGCAACGTGGCATTACCAAAGAAGAAATGATGGAAGCCCTACATGTTGGCGCAGCCATTAAAAGCGGTGCCGCTTTGGTACATGGCGTGCAAATGATGAACAAGGTAAATAAATTAGACGGTTAA
- the arsS gene encoding arsenosugar biosynthesis radical SAM protein ArsS (Some members of this family are selenoproteins.): protein MVTKSLHKRNSDLAKSNKQLEILSNGIFQNGELPTFKNKIAESNQFPLKAKKLEILQINVGYMCNQTCAHCHVDAGPDRKEIMTRETMKQCLDVIKTTGAHTLDLTGGAPEMNPNFRWFVEEASKVGIKDFIVRSNLTIIRANKKYYDLPEFFKKHNVHVVSSMPHWTRGKTDKQRGDGVFNASIEALKMLNDAGYGMPENPLRLDLVYNPSGAFLPGNQSSMEKEFKKALKEDFDIHFHNLFAITNLPISRFLDYLIASENYEDYMYTLVEAYNPTAVSNVMCTNTLSVSWNGYLYDCDFNQMLELPVNSKAKHISEYNENLLEGRDIVISQHCYGCTAGAGSSCQGSVA from the coding sequence ATGGTTACAAAATCCTTACATAAGCGGAACAGCGATTTGGCAAAAAGCAACAAACAATTGGAAATCCTATCCAACGGTATCTTTCAAAACGGGGAATTGCCCACTTTTAAAAATAAAATTGCAGAGAGCAACCAGTTTCCGCTAAAAGCTAAAAAACTAGAAATCCTACAAATTAATGTGGGCTACATGTGTAATCAAACCTGTGCGCATTGTCATGTTGATGCTGGGCCAGACCGCAAGGAAATCATGACTCGCGAAACCATGAAGCAGTGTTTGGACGTTATAAAAACCACAGGCGCTCACACTTTAGATTTAACCGGTGGCGCACCAGAAATGAACCCTAATTTTCGATGGTTTGTAGAAGAAGCTTCAAAAGTGGGCATAAAAGATTTTATTGTACGCTCCAACCTTACCATTATCAGGGCCAATAAAAAATATTACGATTTACCTGAATTTTTCAAAAAACATAATGTGCATGTGGTGAGTTCGATGCCCCACTGGACGCGAGGAAAAACAGACAAACAACGTGGCGATGGCGTGTTTAATGCATCCATTGAAGCATTAAAAATGCTGAACGACGCAGGTTACGGTATGCCCGAAAACCCGTTGCGTTTAGATTTGGTTTATAACCCATCCGGAGCATTTTTGCCCGGAAATCAATCTTCAATGGAAAAAGAGTTTAAAAAAGCTTTAAAAGAAGATTTCGATATTCATTTCCACAATTTATTCGCCATAACCAATTTGCCAATTTCAAGATTTTTGGATTATTTGATAGCCTCTGAAAATTACGAAGATTATATGTACACATTGGTCGAGGCCTACAACCCTACTGCCGTTTCAAACGTAATGTGTACCAACACACTTTCTGTGAGTTGGAATGGGTATTTGTACGATTGCGATTTTAACCAAATGCTTGAATTGCCCGTTAACAGTAAGGCTAAACATATTTCAGAATATAACGAAAACCTTTTGGAAGGACGCGACATTGTTATCTCGCAGCACTGCTACGGTTGTACCGCTGGTGCCGGAAGTAGCTGTCAAGGTAGTGTAGCATAA
- a CDS encoding rhodanese-like domain-containing protein, whose product MKQIITYLILIVSSSCFSQKTLEKLLKKHNTDSIPYISVSTLDTILNQVILLDARETNEFKTSHLKNAIHIGYDAFDFKTLKENVPNKHSEVVVYCSLGIRSEAIALKLKKAGYTNVKNIYGGIFEWKNNNLPVYNLNEKQTDSVHVYSKAWQKWLKKGIKVYE is encoded by the coding sequence ATGAAACAGATTATCACATACCTTATTTTAATAGTATCCTCCTCGTGTTTTTCACAAAAGACACTTGAAAAACTATTAAAAAAACACAACACCGATAGTATTCCATATATAAGCGTAAGCACACTAGACACCATACTAAACCAGGTTATTTTATTAGACGCCAGAGAAACGAACGAGTTTAAAACCAGTCATTTAAAAAACGCCATCCATATAGGCTATGATGCTTTTGATTTTAAAACATTAAAGGAAAACGTACCTAATAAGCATTCGGAAGTAGTAGTATATTGCTCACTTGGCATACGCTCAGAAGCTATTGCATTGAAATTAAAAAAGGCGGGGTATACCAATGTTAAAAATATATATGGCGGTATTTTTGAATGGAAAAACAACAACCTCCCCGTTTACAATTTAAATGAAAAACAAACCGATAGCGTTCATGTGTATTCCAAGGCATGGCAAAAATGGTTAAAAAAAGGCATAAAAGTTTATGAATAA
- a CDS encoding TIGR04282 family arsenosugar biosynthesis glycosyltransferase, producing the protein MNKTLVIVFVKNPKLGKVKTRLAKSIGNEAALAVYSKLLKVTENAVKKLDTDVLIYFSEHIEEEAWHNFNKNIQHGKDLGERMRNAFQQGFEDGYERIALIGSDLPDISENHIKQALHVLTQNEVVFGPAKDGGYYLIGLSKMHTSIFQNKPWSQPNLLSETLKELHKNNTSFITLETLNDIDTYEDLIASKLYQDNFKLQEKTKQLHD; encoded by the coding sequence ATGAATAAAACACTGGTTATTGTTTTTGTAAAAAACCCTAAACTAGGGAAAGTAAAGACCCGTTTGGCAAAAAGTATTGGAAATGAGGCTGCTTTAGCCGTGTATTCTAAATTGCTAAAAGTCACCGAAAATGCGGTAAAAAAACTCGATACCGATGTCCTTATTTATTTTTCAGAACATATCGAAGAAGAGGCATGGCATAATTTCAACAAAAACATACAGCATGGAAAAGATTTAGGCGAACGCATGCGGAATGCATTCCAGCAAGGTTTTGAAGACGGTTACGAGCGGATTGCTTTAATCGGTTCTGATTTACCCGATATTTCCGAGAATCATATTAAACAGGCATTACATGTTTTAACGCAGAACGAAGTCGTTTTTGGACCTGCCAAAGATGGGGGTTACTACCTTATTGGACTCAGCAAAATGCATACTTCAATCTTTCAAAACAAACCTTGGAGCCAGCCCAATCTGTTATCGGAAACCCTAAAAGAACTTCACAAAAACAATACAAGTTTTATTACCTTAGAAACCTTAAACGATATTGATACCTATGAAGATTTAATAGCTTCAAAGTTGTATCAAGACAATTTTAAATTACAAGAGAAAACCAAGCAGTTACATGATTAA
- a CDS encoding purine-nucleoside phosphorylase yields the protein MIKFIEETVEYLKGKGFENPEIGIILGTGLGQLINNVEIIAEASYNHIPNFPTATVEFHQGKLIYGKIAGKTAVVMQGRFHIYEGYSPQDVTYPVRIMEKLGIHTLLVSNAAGAINLNFKKGELMLIEDHINLQGSSPLAFKGVELLGERFTDMSAPYDSEINTTLKQIAKNNDIKLHEGVYASVVGPQLETRAEYRMLKLIGADAVGMSTVPEIIVANHLNLKAVAVSVLTDECDPDNLAPVDIKDIIASAEKAEPNMITLFKALIETF from the coding sequence ATGATTAAATTTATTGAAGAGACCGTTGAATACCTTAAAGGAAAAGGTTTTGAAAACCCAGAAATAGGAATCATACTAGGCACCGGGTTGGGGCAACTTATAAATAATGTAGAAATTATTGCTGAAGCCAGCTACAACCATATTCCTAACTTCCCAACGGCAACCGTAGAGTTTCACCAAGGAAAACTTATTTATGGCAAAATCGCAGGAAAAACAGCGGTAGTCATGCAAGGCCGCTTTCATATTTATGAAGGTTATTCACCTCAAGATGTCACTTACCCCGTACGCATTATGGAAAAACTGGGCATCCATACCTTATTGGTTTCCAATGCTGCAGGTGCCATAAACCTTAATTTTAAAAAGGGCGAGCTGATGCTTATTGAAGACCACATTAATCTTCAAGGTAGTTCACCATTGGCTTTTAAAGGTGTTGAACTTTTAGGTGAACGCTTTACCGATATGAGTGCGCCTTACGATTCAGAAATCAACACAACACTTAAGCAAATAGCCAAAAACAACGACATTAAACTTCACGAAGGCGTTTACGCCAGTGTTGTTGGCCCACAACTGGAAACCCGTGCCGAATACCGCATGTTAAAACTTATTGGTGCTGATGCCGTGGGCATGAGTACCGTACCCGAAATAATTGTAGCCAACCATTTAAATTTAAAAGCAGTAGCGGTGTCGGTTTTAACTGATGAATGTGACCCAGACAACCTAGCGCCAGTAGATATTAAAGATATCATTGCCAGCGCCGAAAAAGCAGAGCCCAACATGATAACATTATTCAAAGCATTAATAGAAACATTTTAA
- the arsM gene encoding arsenosugar biosynthesis arsenite methyltransferase ArsM: MSYLETTHDIYKEAALTPDVGLCCTTNPIWELPGLKIPKIMQEMNYGCGSTVHARDLSNNPKMLYVGVGGGMELLQFAYFNRTKGGVVGIDVVDEMLEASRNNFIEAEKQNPWFKSEFVDLKKGDALHLPVDDNSIDVAAQNCLFNIFKAEDLKRAIAEMYRVLKPHGKLVMSDPTCEQPMNDQLRNNDRLRALCLSGSLPIADYVKMLTDAGFGTIEIRARKPYRILDPKHYPTNELVYIESIEVAAIKDPIPEDGPCIFTGKTAIYYGENDYFDDNKGHVLLKNQPLAICDKTASALASLGRDDIFISESTFHYDGGGCC, encoded by the coding sequence ATGAGCTACCTAGAAACCACTCACGACATATATAAAGAAGCAGCGCTAACACCCGATGTTGGTCTTTGCTGCACCACAAACCCCATTTGGGAATTGCCCGGGTTAAAAATACCCAAAATCATGCAGGAAATGAATTATGGCTGTGGATCAACGGTGCATGCCCGCGATTTATCAAACAACCCAAAAATGCTTTACGTAGGTGTTGGAGGCGGCATGGAACTTTTACAGTTTGCTTATTTCAACAGAACAAAAGGCGGCGTTGTTGGTATTGATGTGGTTGATGAAATGCTGGAAGCATCACGCAATAATTTTATTGAGGCCGAAAAGCAAAACCCGTGGTTTAAAAGTGAGTTTGTCGATTTAAAAAAAGGGGATGCGCTCCATTTACCTGTGGATGATAACAGTATTGATGTGGCCGCCCAGAACTGCTTATTTAACATTTTTAAGGCCGAAGATTTAAAAAGGGCTATTGCCGAAATGTACCGCGTACTGAAACCCCATGGCAAATTGGTAATGAGTGACCCCACTTGCGAACAGCCCATGAACGACCAGTTGCGAAACAACGATAGGTTACGCGCCCTATGCTTAAGTGGAAGCTTACCTATAGCCGATTATGTAAAAATGCTAACCGACGCCGGTTTTGGCACGATTGAAATAAGAGCCAGAAAACCATATCGTATTTTAGACCCTAAGCATTACCCTACCAATGAGTTGGTTTATATTGAATCCATTGAAGTAGCTGCCATAAAAGACCCTATACCCGAAGATGGGCCATGCATTTTCACGGGGAAAACAGCTATTTATTATGGTGAAAACGATTATTTTGATGACAACAAAGGCCACGTTTTACTTAAAAATCAACCCTTGGCCATTTGCGATAAAACAGCCAGCGCTCTGGCTTCATTAGGTAGAGATGATATTTTTATAAGTGAATCGACTTTTCATTACGACGGTGGCGGTTGCTGTTAA
- a CDS encoding sterol desaturase family protein, protein MEKYLDIIKNSYLGYWNYLNNEIFFPNNWHNYFYGLIAISLIVWILEIAFPWRKNQSIFRKDFWLDTFYMFFNFFLLNLIVLIALSNTAAEILNDILGAVELQLADFQLFDANDLPKWLGLLIFFLVSDFVQWNTHRLLHSSPWLWNFHKVHHSVKEMGFAAHLRYHWMEPVVYKSLLYIPLALIANYSAQDVAIVYFFSIAIGHLNHANLGWDYGILKYILNNPKMHIWHHAKKLPEHVRFGVNYGLTLSLWDYLFKTNYVPFSGRDIELGFESDENFPEDFVNQELYPLSKRKS, encoded by the coding sequence ATGGAAAAATATTTAGACATCATAAAAAACTCTTATTTGGGGTATTGGAATTATCTGAATAACGAGATTTTCTTTCCAAATAACTGGCACAATTATTTTTATGGCTTAATAGCCATTTCACTAATTGTTTGGATTTTAGAAATCGCTTTTCCATGGCGAAAAAACCAATCTATTTTCAGAAAAGATTTTTGGTTGGACACCTTTTACATGTTCTTCAACTTCTTTCTTCTTAATTTAATTGTGCTTATCGCTTTATCCAACACGGCCGCCGAAATACTCAATGATATTTTGGGTGCCGTCGAATTACAACTGGCCGATTTCCAGCTTTTCGATGCAAACGATTTACCCAAATGGCTAGGGCTACTTATTTTTTTTCTGGTATCAGACTTTGTACAATGGAACACGCATAGGTTATTGCATAGTTCGCCGTGGCTGTGGAACTTCCATAAAGTACACCATTCGGTTAAAGAAATGGGGTTTGCCGCCCATTTGCGCTACCATTGGATGGAACCTGTAGTTTACAAGTCGTTACTTTATATCCCCTTGGCCCTTATTGCTAATTATAGCGCGCAAGACGTGGCTATTGTTTACTTTTTTAGTATTGCCATTGGCCATTTAAACCACGCTAACTTAGGCTGGGATTACGGCATTTTAAAGTACATTCTCAACAACCCTAAAATGCATATTTGGCACCATGCTAAAAAACTCCCGGAGCATGTTAGGTTTGGCGTTAATTACGGACTAACATTAAGCTTGTGGGACTACCTTTTTAAAACCAATTACGTACCATTCAGTGGACGCGATATTGAATTGGGATTTGAAAGTGATGAGAATTTCCCTGAAGACTTTGTTAACCAAGAGCTTTATCCATTATCTAAAAGAAAATCATGA
- a CDS encoding DUF547 domain-containing protein has product MNNTLLSVIFLFVVNINYGQHVSHHVWNDLLHNYVSTSGKVNYKGLKKQEKDLGKYIKYLTENIPKSTWLKNETLAYWINAYNALTVDLILKHYPVKSIKDIKNPWKQRLWELGGKAYSLDKIEHDILRKMDEPRIHFAIVCASYSCPKLQNEAFTPKQLDHQLTNATKDFLSDSSRNEISKNKLKLSKIFQWFSKDFEKNGSLIDFLNQYSDIEISPKAKTNFKDYSWDLNE; this is encoded by the coding sequence ATGAACAACACATTGCTTTCTGTTATATTCCTTTTTGTTGTAAACATCAATTACGGCCAGCATGTAAGCCATCATGTTTGGAATGACTTGCTTCATAACTATGTCTCCACCTCGGGAAAAGTGAATTACAAGGGCTTAAAAAAACAAGAAAAAGACCTTGGAAAATATATAAAATACTTGACTGAAAACATTCCAAAAAGCACTTGGCTCAAAAATGAAACATTGGCTTATTGGATTAATGCGTACAATGCGCTTACCGTCGATTTAATCTTGAAACACTACCCAGTAAAAAGTATCAAGGATATAAAAAACCCGTGGAAACAACGTTTGTGGGAATTGGGCGGAAAAGCATATAGTTTAGATAAAATTGAGCACGATATATTACGAAAAATGGACGAGCCTCGAATTCATTTCGCTATAGTTTGCGCCTCCTATTCGTGTCCTAAACTCCAAAACGAAGCGTTTACCCCCAAGCAGTTAGACCATCAATTAACTAATGCTACAAAGGATTTTTTGAGTGACTCGAGCCGAAATGAAATATCAAAAAACAAATTAAAACTTTCAAAAATATTTCAATGGTTTTCCAAAGATTTTGAGAAAAATGGGAGTTTGATTGATTTTTTAAATCAGTATTCCGATATTGAGATTTCACCTAAAGCAAAAACAAATTTTAAAGATTATAGCTGGGATTTGAATGAATAA
- a CDS encoding TIGR04283 family arsenosugar biosynthesis glycosyltransferase, with amino-acid sequence MNKISIVIPILNEAEFITKLLRHLIDNTNPRNISEIIVVDGGSTDGSQKLVSNFGNIILLNSEKGRAKQMNFGVKQVTGNVLYFLHADSVPPKHFDQLILNEIQRGNEAGCFRMQFNSNHWWLKLASWFTQYNWRTCRGGDQSLFITKTLFDAVGGFNEDYKIYEDNILINQLYDRNQFVVINKKLQTSARMYQKHGIWKLQFHYWAIYLKKWLGADANALFRYYKKHIS; translated from the coding sequence ATGAATAAAATTTCTATTGTAATTCCAATTTTAAACGAAGCTGAATTTATTACAAAATTGCTTCGACACCTCATAGATAATACTAACCCAAGAAATATTTCAGAAATTATTGTTGTAGATGGTGGCAGCACCGATGGTTCGCAAAAGTTAGTTTCAAACTTCGGTAATATCATCCTTTTAAATTCTGAGAAAGGCCGCGCCAAACAAATGAACTTTGGAGTAAAGCAAGTTACAGGAAACGTTCTTTATTTTTTACATGCCGATTCGGTTCCGCCAAAACATTTCGACCAGCTCATTCTCAACGAAATACAAAGAGGAAATGAAGCTGGATGCTTTAGAATGCAATTTAACAGCAACCATTGGTGGCTTAAGTTGGCAAGTTGGTTCACCCAATATAACTGGCGTACCTGTCGTGGTGGGGATCAAAGCTTGTTTATAACCAAAACACTTTTTGATGCAGTTGGTGGTTTTAACGAAGATTACAAAATCTACGAAGACAATATTTTAATCAACCAACTTTATGACCGAAATCAATTTGTGGTTATCAACAAAAAACTCCAAACCTCAGCAAGAATGTACCAAAAACACGGTATTTGGAAACTCCAGTTTCATTATTGGGCCATTTATTTAAAAAAATGGTTGGGTGCAGATGCCAACGCCCTTTTTAGGTATTATAAAAAGCATATTAGCTAA
- a CDS encoding serine/threonine protein phosphatase → MRVLAIGDIHGGLKALVQVLNVMEVKDEDTLIFMGDYVDGWSESAQVIQLLIELSEKINCIFIKGNHDVWCENWLRDGEVNPTWYMHGGKETMDSYYGFSGEAKQKHLEFFENLKMYHLDEKNRLFLHAGFTSMHGVEKEVFQTTLYFDRTLWEMALTMDKRIERDSALFPNRLKHYDEIYIGHTPTTNFNSEEPMNAANVWNIDTGAAFKGKLTGIDVDSKVFWQSDNLPGLYPNETGRNKG, encoded by the coding sequence ATGCGAGTTTTAGCAATAGGAGATATTCATGGTGGCTTAAAGGCCTTGGTGCAAGTTTTAAATGTAATGGAAGTTAAAGACGAAGATACCCTGATTTTTATGGGTGACTATGTGGATGGCTGGAGCGAATCGGCACAGGTTATTCAACTTTTAATTGAACTATCAGAAAAAATTAACTGCATTTTTATAAAAGGAAACCACGATGTGTGGTGCGAAAATTGGTTGCGCGATGGTGAGGTTAATCCAACATGGTATATGCATGGAGGAAAAGAAACCATGGATAGTTATTACGGATTTTCCGGTGAAGCCAAACAAAAACATCTCGAGTTTTTCGAAAACTTAAAAATGTATCATTTGGATGAAAAGAACCGCTTGTTTTTACATGCCGGATTTACATCGATGCACGGCGTTGAAAAAGAAGTGTTTCAAACCACTTTGTATTTTGACAGAACCCTTTGGGAAATGGCGCTGACCATGGATAAGCGCATTGAAAGAGATTCGGCTTTGTTTCCTAATCGACTAAAACACTACGATGAAATTTATATTGGTCATACCCCGACCACCAATTTTAATTCTGAAGAACCCATGAACGCTGCCAATGTTTGGAACATCGATACGGGTGCTGCTTTTAAAGGGAAATTAACGGGTATTGATGTCGATTCTAAAGTATTTTGGCAAAGTGATAATTTACCAGGTTTATACCCCAATGAAACAGGGAGAAATAAAGGTTAG